The Vigna unguiculata cultivar IT97K-499-35 chromosome 1, ASM411807v1, whole genome shotgun sequence nucleotide sequence GtctgtaaaaattatttttgcatgGCTAATCATTATTAACTAAATATACCGATCATCCCTATGTTTATTCTGATTATCACTGTGGTTGCGTTTTGCATGTCATGTTGGGGATGGACTTCGTCTACTATAGGTAGACTCAGTTGTTCGTTTTTTGATGAACATTTGGGTTTCCTGGTGTCTTCGGTTCTAAACTTTCCGTGTATACTTTTTGACCATCAAACATTCATTAAGTGATTTTTGATTAAATGTGGATTTTCATTAGTTAATGGTAGTGCTTATGGTCAATGCTTTTTCTTTATACCGTCATGTTCAGAGTGCTAAATTTACTAACTTCATTTAACATTGGACACTTATTTTCAGGAAAGCCACCATGGTTGATCAGGTCCAACACCCTTCAATCATGGACAAGGTTGCTGGTCAGCTCCATCTACGTTCGGGTTTTTCATCTGGTATTAAGAGTTATGATGGAGCCTTCCACCACCCTGCCATGTACCAAAGACCCTCTTTTGGGAACTACTCAAATGCTGCATTGCAGTATCCTGTGATGTCCTCATGCAAAACTACTATGGATTTGTCTGCTGCTGCAACAACAACTTCCCCTGTTTTTGCCGCAGCCCCAGCAGAGAAAGGCCATTTTCTTATTGACTTTCTCATGGGAGGTGTTTCTGCAGCTGTCTCAAAAACTGCTGCTGCTCCCATTGAGCGTGTTAAGCTTTTGATCCAGAACCAGGATGAGATGATCAAAACTGGAAGGCTTTCTGAGCCCTACAAGGGTATTGGTGATTGTTTTAAAAGAACAATGGCGGATGAGGGTGCTATTTCTCTATGGAGAGGAAACACTGCAAATGTCATCCGTTATTTCCCCACCCAGGTTAGTTATTTCGTAATTTTCGTTTGGACAAAATAGACACTGTCCTATAGAGATTTGATTGGTGTTGTTCTTCAATCAGCTTAGATCTTTACCATAGAAATTTATGTTGACATTTAACCTTGGATAAGTTTCAATTACGATTGAATAGCTTCAAAGTTGTTATATAATATTGTATGTGATACTGAATTCTCTGTTTGAATTCTATCAGGCTTTGAACTTTGCATTCAAGGACTATTTCAAGAGGCTATTCAACTTCAAGAAGGACAGAGATGGCTACTGGAAGTGGTTTGCTGGCAACTTGGCCTCTGGAGGTGCTGCTGGTGCATCATCCCTCTTTTTCGTTTACTCCCTTGACTATGCCCGTACCCGTCTTGCCAATGATGCTAAGGCTGCAAAGAAGGGAGGAGAGAGACAATTCAAGGGTCTTGTTGATGTCTACAGGAAGACATTGGCATCTGATGGTATTGCCGGTCTCTACCGTGGTTTTAACCTCTCATGTGTTGGAATCATCGTGTATCGTGGTCTGTATTTTGGATTGTACGATTCCGTGAAACCAGTTGTCCTCACTGGATCATTGCAGGTTGGTGTTCTGTCCTTATTACTGCTATTTGTCATATATGGTGTTGTGTTGCGTCGTAGTTACTTAGTGGTGatatgtgttgtgttgtgtcGTTAACCATGTTACCTGACATAACTGGATTGGGTGGGTTGTTTCATTTTAAGAGTAAATAAATACTTAACTTTGTTtcgtaattatttttaacataattcaCTCTGTGTACAATAAAGTTACCAAATAATCCTAGTTATTAAAGTGAAATGCTTTAGTCagtctattttttaattcaatgacTAGAAGGTCCTGTATTTtgagtaaatatattttctatgaACACCATCAAGTAactttaaaatgtcaaaattcaGAATGAGATCTAATTTTAAggatgaaaaacaaatattaccatttacatttcaaataatcaaGTTGTTCATGATCTACTTAATAATGTTCTTTGAAACTTTATTGTAGTGAAGTCTAATTCAATTTCCTTTGTATGGATTTCAGGATAGCTTTTTCGCCAGCTTTGCCCTTGGATGGCTCATCACCAATGGTGCAGGTCTTGCATCATACCCAATTGACACTGTGAGAAGAAGAATGATGATGACCTCTGGTGAAGCAGTGAAGTACAAGAATTCCTTGGATGCATTCCAACAAATCATCAAGAATGAGGGTGCCAAGTCCCTGTTCAAGGGTGCTGGTGCCAACATCCTCCGGGCTGTTGCAGGTGCTGGTGTGCTTGCTGGGTATGACAAGTTGCAGGTTCTTGTCTTCGGCAAGAAGTATGGTTCTGGTGGTGCCTAAGAGTTCCTCGGTGGTGCTCAAagagtctttttcttttttagatgGCGATGAAAAATCTTTCGGTTCTGAGAGTTTAGACTAATTGCAGCcacaaattttgtttaataaatttactaGATGATGGGACATTGTCCCAGAAACCCTTTTTATATTTCATGGTGGAGATTTTACTTCAGAAAAAGAGTATGATTTATTTGAGTGGCGGGGAAAGAGGCTGTCACTTGGAATTCCATTttctttatatgattttaaaatttgtgataCATGTTCAAGGTTCTTTTTCAGAATAAAGTGCAGATGAAAGTTCTGCTTTCATGATTATTGATATTGGTGAAAAGTAAGCTCTTAGTTATACCAGTATTATTTGGATTCTGCAttttacttttgcttttgctatTTTATATTGTCATTTTAGTTACAAAAGTGTGGCAATTCATTACTAAATAAGTAGCATATTGCATCTTTCTTTGGGCAGGCGAATAAAGTAACTATTGGTATAATTGGTaacttgaaaattttctcaGAACAAACTGTTGAATATATTCTTGTGGGGTATGACTAAGGTGTATAATTGGTCCTTTTTGTTTGGTTCATTCATGTTTAGAAAATTGTAAGTAGAGTAGGCAAAATTAACCATGGTACTTTCTTAGTACCAAATCACGTGGTATCTCTTTAATCATTCTCTTTCCACAGTGCCAAATTTAATGTGATGAAACATTAGCATAGTACATTACAGACAATTAGCCTGCAAATTATCTGTTAtaccatattatatatatatatatatatatatatatatatatatatattgtctatctctgtatatatataaaatgaaatataatcgGACCAAATAggctaaaaaaatattatttgatattattttaaaaaattgtatgcaTTGTAACATCTATGGACAAAGATTATACTTGAAGATATCTCTTTTGTTATAACTAGTATACTGACCCGTGCATACGCACGAGACAAGTTATATTGTTATAAAcgttgttattaaagtaatgaaatagtaaatctaagtgatgcaataataatttctgttttaaatataataaacagaattgatatcacaatataatatagttaattgagtgaacatttttttatcttttttattttaaatttttttagaataataatataattgctattatatttatttaaccattaaaaatactaataataatattaatataaattataaattataaaaatttaaaagattaaaactctatttaacaaaagtatttagtataataaaattttctataattaagaaaagcacacttataataataacaccattatgaataataataataataataataataataataataataataataataataataataataataataataataataataataataataataatgataccaataataataataattattattatgctataaatattaatattaatgctaacactaaggctaatgtcaactataataatttataattatatataaagatatacattaacaacaaaacaaataaaaatgacaagtaattgaaataagatcccgtagtaaattaatttaagatgtgtgtctaactataataataataataataataataataataatagtaataataataacaataacaataataccattataataatatctcatagtgataaaaataataataatacaataactacatatataaagatatatacatttgttgtgtcctcttttgtttatataattttatcctcttaattattatttgttaaattaaaataattattcataataaaaattatttgtctattttatcattttattaattttagtaactatttttataattcaaataattacacaaatataaaaataaaatgaacaacaaaacaaataaaaagtgcaagtaattgagatatgatcacgtagtaaataaatgtaaaatgtgtatttaactataataataataataacaataataataatagataataataataatactaaaataatatcgcgtagtgaaaaaataataataatacaactacatatatgaagagataaataaataaacaacaaaacaaataaaagagtCAAATAACTAAAAGATGATTCATagatagtaagtaaaagtaaaatgtgtatgtaaacataataataaaaacaataattaataataataataactattataataattatagttctaattaataataataatctataacaatatataaagagattatctcttttgtgtccacatttcaaataccaattttaccctttaaaatataattatttataaaaattttgaaaattgactcttacttttacaaactttttcataaaattgtttatccctgctcttttctttttctctgttTATCAAtcgttattcttttattttttatgatatatttctctttatttttaataaatataattttattttatatattataacttaataacattacattattatcacttactataatatcacgtatatttaaaaaatgcgtataCACATGcgcaatagtaataataataataataatagtaatataataataaaaaagttgtagttaataataataataataataataatacttatagttaGTAGTAATactaatcataataattatagttaataataataacaataataattattattataattagagctgataataataataataataactataattagagttataattgataataataacaataaaataataaatatcatgaaaattaggttatattgttgtaaatgttattatcacaattaaatgaatttgtaaattcagttttaaatataataaataaaattaatatcacaatttacaaaataattataattgtatatgaCTCGTGCGTGTatccacatttttttatttatttcaaatacgtttagaataataatataattgtaattatatttatttaaccattaaaataataataatattaatataaattataaaaattttaaaagattaaaaatctatttaacaaaagtatttagtataataacattttttataattaaaaaaacacttatactaataacatcactatgaatagtaataatattaataataaaaataataatgatactaataataacaaacaaatgataatgataataataataataataataataataataataataataataataataataataatgtttatcttataaatattaatgtcaatgtaAATACCAAGGCTAATGTTGACatactaataatctataattacatataaagatatatacaacaacaacaaaacaactaAGAAGAACAACTAATTGAGATATGatctcgtagtaaataaaattaagatgtgtgtctaactataataataataataataataataccattataataataatatcttgtagtgataataacaataataatcattataataatatcccgtagtgataataatagtaataatagtaataataatacactaacTAAATAGGTaaagagatacacattttttatgtcctttttttgtttttacttttttatcctcttaattatttattaaatttaaataattattcataataaaaaattatttgtcagttttattattctactaattttagtaactatttgttttcaattcaaaaaataccaagACATAGcgataaaatgaataacaaaacaaatataaagagcAAGTAATTGTAATATGATCccatagtaaataaaaataaaatatgtgtctaactataataataataataataataccactataataatatcgcgtaatgataaaaaaaaaatattaatactactactactactaataataacaataataataatattaatacaactacatatataaagagataaacatctttggtgtcctttttattttatcaattttatcctcttaattattatatcccAAGGGAAGGACTCTAACAGCTGTCGAATGAGACTTTCTTTTTAGTACCGGAGAATCAAGGAACGTAGGAAGTGAGATTTCAAACCTACCTCGCTACGCTTTCTTGCtgcttttgaatattttaaatttaaataattatttataataaaaaattatttttcagttttattgttttactaattttagtaactattttttttttaaattgaaataattgttcaaatggaaagataaatgaacacaaaacaaataaaaatgataagtaattgaaacatgattcctacatagtaagtaaaagtaaaatgtctagggatgtcaaaaaaatatgTACCCGCAGGTATCCGCAACCGTAagaaacgaatattaaaaatggatacccacgggtacggatatttttgataCTTGCATGTTAACcgggcgggtacgagtatcatagtatccgtacccgtggatacccgtacctactaaactttaattcataaaaatacccatatacatatatatatatatatatatatatatatatatatatatatatatatatatatatatatatatatatatatatatatatattagtaaaaaacattgtgacctaattttttataagttgcacatcttgtcttttcttctatcttcatttttccaacttcaagtattggtacattgtcttcttctaggtacaccccttgacattattctctttcctttctttgaaattgggcatatacatcaaaccttatatagacagtgtatggtatgtttgttgtcaaatgatggaatcaaaataagaatacttaaCACGTGgcaattgaattttattatttgggaGAAAGTGAGTTGAttgatcaaagcactaattaaagaattttcattgtgttgaaggtcactttatatttatttttataattatttggacttgtatgaacttgagtttatttgaattttatatttaaaatttatgacagtgatgtattttattttatttcaatttatgattaaatatttttttcttaaataattttataaatatccgcggatatccgtggttacccgcggatatgaaaaaaaataagtgggtACCTGACAGATATGGATACGGATACACgacagatatttatccagcatGTAGGGTATGGgggaactactacccgtaccctacccgacctgttgacatccctaaaaatgtgtatctaacaacaataataaaaataataataataactattataataattatagttcttaataataataatagtaatataataatattagtactataataatagaaataattataattaataataatgataataatatttatagttattagtaataatgattattaattatagttgataataataacccgtgatggatcttgaccaataattttggaggagtcaaaataatttatagtaaaagattttgaactcatcaataatttattcggAATAAAAATCTTCAGTTATTCatttttgaatgtaaataaccatattgcattcaagaaattcatctttcatcttattccgaattttgttttgataatcttcgttgtagaaaatgaaacattaagagttaaataaaatgaattagaaaatcaatcaagtaaaatatctttaatttgtttgtttttgtcaaagattgacataattcaataatggttgacaaatccttcaaatttgaatgagtatgaacatcaacaatgaaatattagagtgaaattttaaactaatcatatatttatcaatataccttctttttaagtttaagacaaaaaaaaataatttatcataatctaataaaaattgagatgtaattactaacaaaaatatataatagtaataatattatatattacaagagtaataactttactactaataatgttaataatactaatagtaataatatataatagtaacatataataataataactattattattattattatactaatatttgttataattttactactatccctataaataatatttataataatatattattaataatttgaaatattaatacttataaaaataatacaaataataatatatttataattaatattatagttgaaatcatataGTAAAAAAcgttgaactcatcaataatttattcggaataaaaatctccaattattcctttttgaatgtaaataaccatattgcgttcaagaaattcatctttcatcttattccgatttttgttttgataatcttctttgtagaaaatgaaacataaaagttaaataaaataaatcagacaattaatcaagtaaaacatctttaatttgtttgtttttgtcaaagattgacataattcaataatgaccgacaaatccttcaaatttgaatgagtATGAACAGCAACAATGAAATATTagagtgaaattttaaactaatcatatatttatcaatataccttttttttttaagtttaagacaaaaaataatttatcataatctaataaaaattgagatgtaattactaacaaaaatatataatagtaataatattatatattacaaataacaataataactttactactaataatgttaataatactaatagtaataatatataatagtaacatataataataataactattattattattattattataatactaataattgttataattttactactatcactataaataatatttataataatatattattaataatttgaaatattaatacttataaaaataatacaaataataatatatttataattaatattatagttgaaatcatataGTAAAAaactttgaactcatcaataatttattcggaataaaaatctccaattattcctttttgaatgtaaataaccatattgcgttcaagaaattcatctttcatcttattccgatttttgttttgataatcttcgttgtagaaaatgaaacataaaagttaaataaaataaatcagacaattaatcaagtaaaacatctttaatttgtttgtttttgtcaaagattgacataatttaataatgaccgacaaatccttcaaatttgaatgagtatgaacatcaacaatgaaatattagagtgaaattttaaactaatcatatatttatcaatatacctttttttttaagtttaagacaaaaaaataatttatcataatctaataaaaattgagatgtaattactaacaaaaatatataatagtaataatattatatattacaaataacagtaataactttactactaataatgttaataataataatagtaataatatataatagtaacatataataataataataataataattattattattattattataatactaatatttgttataattttactactatcactataaataatatttataataatatattattaataatttgaaatattaatacttataaaaataatacaaataataatatatttataattaatattatagttgaaatcatataGTAAAAAAcgttgaactcatcaataatttattcggaataaaaatctccaattattcctttttgaatgtaaataaccatattgcgttcaagaaattcatctttcattttattccgatttttgttttgataatcttcattgtagaaaatgaaacataagagttaaataaaataaattagacaattaatcaaataaaacatctttaatttgtttgtttttgtcaaagattgacataattcaataaaggtcgacaaatccttcaaatttgaatgggtatgaatatcaacaatgaaatgttggagtaaaattttaaactaatcatatatttatcaatatacgtattttttttttaagtttaagacaaaaaaaataatttatcataatctaataaaaattgagatgtaattactaacaaaaatatataataataatattatatattaccaATAAGAATAACaactttactactaataatataatgttaataatactaataggaataatatataatagtaacatataataataatactaaaattttttataattttactactatcactataaataatattattaataattagaaatattaatacttataaaagtaatacaaataataatattatttataattaatattataaatgaaatcataaataaatgaaaaaaataaaaacaaattgacttttgtaggatttgaacccgGATCCTTTTGTATcagagttttaaaatgacgaaaaaactaatttttatgacacgtgtcaataaaagaaaataaatattatagtaattttggtagtatttttttttttcaatatgtaATAGATTATCTGGTAGCAACTGTCTTTTGAAGACTTGTAAAAGATCCTGCAAGCATGAAAAACATAACTGAGCTAACTATCTGTTtgctttcatatttttatattcaattttttagatattttgagTTATATAAGATCTTTCTAGTTATGTATTGGGAGAGGCTACAAATCTGAAGAGCTCAcagtgtaaaataatatttgagatAAATGATCTGAAAATTAAGTAAACAAATACTTTAGCTTTTAGTCCAAAGTAATTTTCAACAATATTTGctgtaaaattattttcagtGGAAGTTTAAGTTCTTCAACAATCCAAGTTAATTTTgtgttgaaataaattaatgtaagaattgtttgtcattttctttcttctgttACTCTCtccatttaaaattatgtttaaaagaataaaaaaaatttaagtgtaaacaattttcaaaacttaattcAGTATCATTTTTTTAAGCTAACACATTGGATATGATATTTATCTTtggtttatatgtttttttatatataaataaggaaaacaattttttttctttattttttattatgatgttgTAGTGAAGTATCTTTCAATAATTACTCTGTACCTAACAAATTAATTGactgttttcaataaaattctTCTTTTCTAATGTATTTTCTTTATGAAAATCCAATTGAAACTTTAcctaaaaaaagtaaaacttaGTTTCATCCTAACTCGACCTGATATTGCCTTTTCAATATAGATAATTaactcaccaaataaaaatcatattgaaattgaaacaaaaacattttaaaatattttatgagttttctTATAGTGGGTATATTAATTATCTTGTGACAAATGATTTTGATAACATAATGAGAATATCTTTCTACTAGGATTCTTTTCTGTCTTGtgatcttataaaaaaatcatcaattaTTTGTGACAATCATTCTTAAACTTATCAAACCTTATTTGTGACACCTTCAtgtttttaaggtttttcttttagttttattttcaattccAAAGCTTTAAATTGATTCAATTCCTAATCCTTACCTTCCAAAATTTGTGTTTCAATTTTATATGGAATCATATTAAAGTGAGTGAACAAAAGTGACTTGGATCAACCAGATCAcaagtttagaaaaatattattctttttgttaaatatacAATTTTCAAACAATGTTTCTAAGTATCTTTATCATCTTCATTTCAAACTAGGAAACTCCATTGAATCTAAGAAGAAACAAATCACACATTGAAGCCGAACCAGTTTGGAATAGTTAATGCTTTACATAGCTAGCTGCCACTTTAATGATCCACAATTTCTGCTTTTGCTTAACTTTGACCAGCTTTTCAAGCTCTCACCTAAATTTGTGTTTCCAAATACTATTTTCTCAGCAAAAGCAAGAACAATTCCTTGCTTGCAACCAAGGTCTTCTCTGGTTCCTGGATCTTGTAACATTGAGTCAGACATTCTGATATTCAATGTTTGAGATTGTCTGTAATAATGGAAAactatttgttttaaatatgtctttgataagataatattttattattattatttctcactcttctttctcttttctttttctgcgTTTTCTTAACCCTCCAATTCAGTTCTCTTCTGGCTTCTCTAATTCTGTTCCAAGGTCAGTTCTTGCACCCAAACATCTCTTTGCCTCTCAATAATCTCGCCCAAACGCGATTCTAGCTATCGCCATTATCCTTTCTTCTCTCCCTTTATTGAAAGGTTGTGTAAATTTGTGGTGAGAGGTTGTTATTGGTGATGTGTGATTAAGGTGTGTTTGTCAGAGTGAGGTGGTGATTGCATTGAATCTTCAAAATGAATGATGGTAGGCAAATGGGGGTGCAGTATGTAGATACTGGGTTTCCCTATACTGTTTCTGAAAGCTTCATGGATTTCTTCCAATGCCTCACCACGCACTTGCCTGTCAATTATGCTCACGCTGGCTCAGTGCTCGATCAGGTTTTGTTTTCACTGCTTCtgaatttttgttgttgaacaTAACTTTTCTAGAGAAGAATTCATGATATTAGTCTGGTTTGGAGGTTTTAGGTGCATAATATTCAATGAATTGGGAATTGTTTTTGCAAggattcattcattttttttcttgtcccGTATCGCACACTGGTTTTGTTGGGTTGGGAATAACATCTCCCTCTACTAATGATATGTTTGA carries:
- the LOC114192141 gene encoding ADP,ATP carrier protein 1, mitochondrial-like — encoded protein: MVDQVQHPSIMDKVAGQLHLRSGFSSGIKSYDGAFHHPAMYQRPSFGNYSNAALQYPVMSSCKTTMDLSAAATTTSPVFAAAPAEKGHFLIDFLMGGVSAAVSKTAAAPIERVKLLIQNQDEMIKTGRLSEPYKGIGDCFKRTMADEGAISLWRGNTANVIRYFPTQALNFAFKDYFKRLFNFKKDRDGYWKWFAGNLASGGAAGASSLFFVYSLDYARTRLANDAKAAKKGGERQFKGLVDVYRKTLASDGIAGLYRGFNLSCVGIIVYRGLYFGLYDSVKPVVLTGSLQDSFFASFALGWLITNGAGLASYPIDTVRRRMMMTSGEAVKYKNSLDAFQQIIKNEGAKSLFKGAGANILRAVAGAGVLAGYDKLQVLVFGKKYGSGGA